A DNA window from Christensenellaceae bacterium contains the following coding sequences:
- a CDS encoding metallophosphoesterase: MSPILLGVLIVLGTIILAVSSVLMYIAFPLSASPQGYDFDKDMAFDVSLGEVFDMQGEEFKILMLTDQHYNSVILDNKTDKLADKMVEQTNPDMIVLLGDQAFTPFNQNAYKHLIAKMDSYKIPWAPIFGNHDAQGKAQKEYLADLLLKSKYCIFRYGPNIGGAGNYFVNIKNGSDFVHTIYLVDSREKNGGYQPPTEEQLKWYEWAVNGMTALGGGLVPSTLMLHIPLPEYVVAYEEAKASNTVLYGEKRERECPSDPNVGMFELMKSLGSTKGMFCGHDHTNDYSVMYQGIRLSYSVSSGFGTYGNKDIKGGTLLTILTDGTTTQQPLYF, from the coding sequence ATGAGTCCGATATTATTGGGTGTGCTGATTGTTTTAGGCACCATTATTTTGGCTGTCAGCTCGGTGCTCATGTATATAGCTTTTCCTCTTAGCGCGTCACCTCAGGGTTATGATTTTGATAAGGATATGGCCTTTGACGTGAGCCTTGGGGAAGTGTTTGATATGCAGGGTGAGGAGTTTAAAATTTTGATGCTGACAGATCAGCATTATAATTCTGTAATTCTTGACAACAAAACTGACAAGCTGGCTGACAAAATGGTTGAGCAGACTAATCCCGACATGATTGTGCTTTTGGGTGATCAGGCCTTTACGCCGTTTAATCAAAATGCATATAAGCATTTGATAGCAAAGATGGACAGCTATAAAATTCCGTGGGCTCCGATTTTCGGAAACCATGATGCTCAGGGCAAAGCTCAAAAAGAGTATTTGGCCGATTTACTTTTAAAGTCTAAGTATTGTATCTTCAGGTATGGTCCAAATATAGGCGGCGCCGGCAACTATTTTGTAAACATAAAAAACGGCAGCGATTTTGTTCATACCATATATCTAGTGGATTCACGTGAGAAAAACGGAGGCTATCAGCCGCCAACTGAGGAGCAGCTGAAGTGGTATGAATGGGCGGTAAACGGCATGACGGCTTTGGGCGGCGGTTTAGTGCCGTCAACACTTATGTTGCATATACCGCTGCCTGAATATGTTGTGGCTTATGAAGAAGCAAAGGCAAGCAACACCGTTTTGTATGGTGAAAAAAGAGAGCGGGAGTGCCCATCTGACCCCAATGTCGGAATGTTTGAGCTGATGAAAAGCTTGGGCAGCACAAAAGGAATGTTCTGCGGGCATGACCATACAAATGATTATTCGGTAATGTATCAGGGAATAAGGCTCAGCTACTCTGTCAGCAGCGGGTTTGGCACCTATGGCAACAAAGATATAAAGGGAGGTACGCTTCTCACCATTCTCACCGACGGCACCACCACGCAGCAGCCTCTATATTTTTAA